One Streptomyces dangxiongensis genomic window, TCAGTCCGGACATGGGGGAGGAGGAGCGCCGGAAGGCGCAGCACCAGCGGGTCAGGCGGCTCAAGCGGGTGCGGCGCATCCAGGACGAGATGCTCAGCGCGGCGCGGCACGAGGTACTGGCGGCGCGCAGCGAGCCCGGCGCGAATCCGGAGATCGTGGACCGGGTGCTGCGCCACCTCGACGTGCGCAGCATGCGGTGACCCGTTCCGGTGGCCGCGGCGATCCGTGACAGCCGCAGCCGCAGCCGCAGCCGCAGCCGCAGCCGCAGCCGCAGGCTCGGGGACCTGTGTCGCGGAGGCTGCGGCTGCAGCGGTCGGGCCCCCGGCCCCCGGGCCGGTCAGCCCCGGCCGGTGCGGGGGAACTCGTAGGCCTTGCGCAGCGAGGCGCCGTCGGGGGACGGGACGCGGTAGGGCGGGAGCACGGCCTCGGAGGTGTTGACCCGGGGCAGCGCGTAGGGGTGCTTCTCGGACAGCCAGGTGATCATCTGTTCGCGGACCGCGACCCGCACCGTCCAGATGTCGTCCGCGTCCTTCGCCGTCACCAGGGCGCGCACCTGGACGGTGTTCGGCGTGGTGTCGGTCACCTGGAGGCTGTAGGCGCGGCCGTCCCAGGCCGGACACCCGCGCAGGATGTCCCGCAGCTTCTCGCGCATCGCCTCGACCGGCGCGCTGTGGTCCAGGTACCAGTAGACGGTCCCGGTCATCTGGGGGGTGCCCCGGGACCAGTTCTCGAAGGGCTTGGAGGTGAAGTACGACACCGGCATGGTGATCCGGCGCTCGTCCCAGGTCCGTACGGTCAGGAAGGTCAGGGTGATCTCGTCGACCGTGCCCCACTCGCCGTCCACGACGACCGTGTCGCCTATGCGGACCATGTCGCCGAAGGCGATCTGGAGCCCGGCGAACAGGTTCGACAGGGTCGACTGGGCGGCGACACCGGCGACGATGCCGAGGATGCCGGCGGAGGCCAGCAGCGAGGCGCCGGCCGCGCGCATCGCGGGGAACGTCAGCAGCATGGAGGCGATCGCCATCACGATGACGATCGCGGACACCACCCGCATGATCAGCTCTACCTGCGTGCGGACCCGGCGCACCCGGGCCGCGTCCCGGTGGACACGCGCGTAGCGGCTGTAGGAGGTCTCGACGACGGCGGCGGCGATCCGGATCAACAGCCAGGCGGTGGACCCGATCAGCACCAGCGTCAGCGCGCGGCCGATGCCGGTGTGGTGCTGCTCGGAGAGCTGCGCCTGGTCGTAGGAGCCTCTGAGCAGGGCGGCGCACAGCACCACCTGGTAGGGAATGCGGCCCCGCCGCAGCAGTTCCCACAGCGGCGAGTCCGGGTTGCGTTCGTCGGCCTTGCGCAGCAGTCGGTCGGTGGCCCAGCCGAGGGCAAGGGTGAGCAGCACCGAGCTGCCCACCACGATCAGGGGGCGGAGTACGTTCTCCATGCCTCCGAACGTAACCGGGCTCGGCGGGTGATGAACATGTGTGTTCCGAGCGTGTGTGGGTATGGCCGCCGATACGGCCGCCAAGGCGGCGGCTGGCACCATGGCCTCATGAACATCATGCTCTTTCACTCGGCCTACGGGCTCAGGCCCGCGGTGCGCGAGGCCGCGGACCGGCTGCGCGCGGCGGGACACGAGGTGTGGACGCCGGACCTCTTCGACGGACACACGTTCGACACCGTCGAGGACGGCATGGAGTTCCAGGAGCGCACCGGCAAGGAGGAGCTGCTGAAGCGGGCCGTGCTGGCGGCGGCGCCGTACTCGGACCGGGGGCTGGTGTACGCCGGGTTCTCACTGGGCGCGTCCGTCGCCCAGACCCTCGCCCTCGGCGACGACAAGGCGCGCGGGCTGCTGCTTCTGCACGGCACCTCCGACATCGCGCCGAACGCGCAGGTGGACGAGTTGCCGGTGCAACTGCACGTGGCGGAGCCGGACCCGTTCGAGACGGACGACTGGCTGAGCGCCTGGTATCTCCAGATGGGCCGGGCGGGCGCCGACGTGGAGGTCTACCGGTACGCCGGGGCCGGGCACCTCTACACCGACCCCGGCCTGCCGGACCACGACGCGCAGGCCGCCGAGGCCACCTGGCGGGTGGCACTCGGCTTCCTGGAGACGCTCGGCTGAGCGATGCGTCACACCGGGTCGTAGGTCCGCTCGATCTTCTGCGTGCCGCTGCGGGTGCGGTAGGAGCGCGCCCAGCTCGACGTGGCGTGCGCGTCGGTGCGGTCGGACAGGACGTAGTAGTCCATCTGCGCGGCGTCGGCGGTGATGTCCAGGACGCCGTAGCCGTGGCGGTCGGTGTCCACCCAGTGGACGTGCCGGTTGGCGGCCTTGATGGCCGGTGAGGCGAGCGCGGAGACCGTGCCCTCGGCCACCTTCACGATGTCGTCCAGGTTGTCGGAGGTCACCGAGGTCACCACGAACTCGGTGGCCGCCGACGCCGACAGGGGGTAGGTGCCCGCGTCCACCGGCACGTCGTTGGCCCAGGCCATGTGGATGTCACCGGTCAGGAAGACGGTGTTGCCGATGGCGTTGGAGCGCAGGTGGGCCAGGAGTTCGCGGCGGTCGTCGGTGTAGCCGTCCCACTGGTCGGTGTTGGTGGCGATGCCCTCCTGCGGCAGCCCGAGCAGCTTGGCGAGCGGCTTGAGCAGGTCGGCGGTGAGGGAGCCGAAGGAGAA contains:
- a CDS encoding mechanosensitive ion channel family protein, with translation MENVLRPLIVVGSSVLLTLALGWATDRLLRKADERNPDSPLWELLRRGRIPYQVVLCAALLRGSYDQAQLSEQHHTGIGRALTLVLIGSTAWLLIRIAAAVVETSYSRYARVHRDAARVRRVRTQVELIMRVVSAIVIVMAIASMLLTFPAMRAAGASLLASAGILGIVAGVAAQSTLSNLFAGLQIAFGDMVRIGDTVVVDGEWGTVDEITLTFLTVRTWDERRITMPVSYFTSKPFENWSRGTPQMTGTVYWYLDHSAPVEAMREKLRDILRGCPAWDGRAYSLQVTDTTPNTVQVRALVTAKDADDIWTVRVAVREQMITWLSEKHPYALPRVNTSEAVLPPYRVPSPDGASLRKAYEFPRTGRG
- a CDS encoding dienelactone hydrolase family protein, which produces MNIMLFHSAYGLRPAVREAADRLRAAGHEVWTPDLFDGHTFDTVEDGMEFQERTGKEELLKRAVLAAAPYSDRGLVYAGFSLGASVAQTLALGDDKARGLLLLHGTSDIAPNAQVDELPVQLHVAEPDPFETDDWLSAWYLQMGRAGADVEVYRYAGAGHLYTDPGLPDHDAQAAEATWRVALGFLETLG